atatattttgtttcacacaaattaatacaaagtaaggtttaaataaatgtattcgtTAGGTATGTCGTCTAAGAATATTGTTTCAGAATGAACATCAAATACAATAGGGATTACGACTAggtaaaaaagcaaaaatatatttagttcgTCAGAttgatagtataaaaatattagacatgTATTTTTCACAAGAGCACGAGGCAGGTCACCAATGCGTTGGACAGACCAAATCAAAACTGCCCTCAATGGCCCTCTACATGAATGCACAAGGCGAACCGCAGTGCGGGAGGAATGGCGGCGGATTGTAAAGCTTGCCACCACCCCTgacgtgacgaccacgaccactctggcaaGAGTGTAACGACAAGGAAGGAAGGATTTTTGgcttaatgtaaaaaaaactacaaagatAACTTTTTCCAAGAGTAGGGATAGTGACTTAATGACTACGCAAATAAATACTAACTTTATCAATTTATgttagacaaaacaaaaaataataaatagactgataacgaaaagaaaattgtcgtcatccctattcctGTATTTATCACAACCcactcaaaacaaacaatataaaaacctgaaagtaatttaaaatgccTAAACAAACCGTAGCGCCTAAATTAGCTTCTAAACTTTcgagaaaatactttttacactGACGGTACCTGAACGCCGAAGTAAGCAaagaatatacataatatatagaaTATAAGGACGACGTCTCTAATAAAAGTCATAGGCCGCGCACAGCGTCACGTCATTCAACGAGATATATAATACAGATGTACGATTagctactaaataaaaatttacgaGCTTCCAAAAACTATATACATATGAATTCTTGTGTTTAAGATATGTTGCTTTCCACAccaaaatataggtatatataaatACCAATTGCCAAATCAATAGATATATAAAAAGTGTTAATgggatttttttgttaactgtGTCCTTATTGTGAATATTCTGTTCAATAacggacaagcattcgtgtaatCCACGAACTCGTCTTTTAAGTCTAAGTGTCTTTAAGCATGTGGCTTATtatgttaaagtaaatattatgtaatgtaaactgttaaataaataataataataaatatttgtgaaatttccgcgacccaaggattaaatttcttacagCGGTAGtcgtttaaatataaacttttcaaTATCTTGACGCTTTATAGGGCGTAACGCTGGTAAGCAGTCTGTAGCGTTTATAGGAGACGAAGCCTTagcaaaaagtatataaaatgaCTCATTGTTTAGCCTTATATTGAATACTTAGCTTGAGGGAAATTAGACTCTTTTATAAAGCTAAGTAAAGGCACAGCATAAACCACGACAGACGTGACTttgagaattttatattaaggtGACGCTTTCCTTCCGacctttagaaaatatttaatgattgtACGTGTTTATAGAATGGGAACGAAAGGTGTCTTAATATAATGATGGATTAgtatatttagtatattttttttagtatatttaactagttttaactgtaaaaacGTTAAACGTTCCGTCGATAACATACGAGAAATGTGCCGTTTTTCTGATATCATTGCGCTTCAGGAGACGTGGCTGTTACCGGATGAGATCCAGTACCTGAGCACTATTGACAGAAAATTTAGTTCAACTGGTACTTCTGCCGTTGACACAGCAGCTGGCTTGCTGCGTGGCCGCCCGTACGGAGGTGTTGCGCTGTTATGGCGCAGTGACGTGTTTCAAAACGTATCTGTTATACAGTGTAATAATCCGCGCGTGTGTGCCATTAAAATCGTTACAAACGACAGACCTATTGTGGTAATTAGTGTCTACATGCCCACAGACTCGCCGGATAACCTGTCGGACTTTACGGACTGTCTGGGTACGGTGAGTGCTTTAACGGATGACTGTATGATAGAATCTGTATATGTGATGGGTGATTTTAATGCCCACcctaatgaattgttttttagaGAACTCTCTGCTTTTACTagtgaacaaaatttgttatgtATTGATGTTGAAAGGTTGGGTATAAATAGTGATACTTATACATTTGTGAGTGAGGCGCATGGATCCAGGAGATGGTTGGATCATTGTTTGATTACACAGGCTACTGTGCCGACTATTAATAATGTATACGTGAAATATGATGTGCTATGGTCTGACCACTTTCCCCTCATACTAGAATgtaattttaaccttttaacaCCAAAGGTATGTCATAAGTCAGTAACAGTAAATAATGCAGTATGGGGAGAGAGAAGTCCGGAGCAGATTGATTCCTATCGCAGTGTCTGTCATGAAAACTtgcgtttaattgattttccatCGGAGTTTAGACATTGTTGTgatagtttttgtaacaatatttctcATAAACCGGTCATTGACCGATtatatcgtaatattgtaacggCCCTCACAGATGCGGcaatattaagtaaacaaagtaggaaacaaaaaaatgtgtattaataGGGTGGAATAGGCATGTCAGAGATGCTCACAGGGAGGCCAGGTTAAACTTTCAGTGCTGGGTCTTAAGTGGAAAACCGTATTGTGGTCgtgaatatgaaaaaatgtgtGCTAGTAGGAAGATATTCAAATCCCGTTTAAAATGGTGCCAAAATAATCAgcaccaaataaaaatggatatcaTTGCCGATAAACATGCATCGAAAGATTTTCGTGGCTTCTGGAAATCCACAAGTAAATTGAATAGTGGGCCTGGTCTGCCTGTGAGTGTCAATGGCTGCAGTGATACGAGAGATATTGCTAATTTATTCAAGGATCACTTCTATGTGCGTTCACAGTTGGGACCATCGGGGGAGATGCTCAATGCTGAGAAACCTGAAGGAAAGGTGGGCTTACGTTTTAGGGCCAAGGACGTGGAGAACGTGATCAGACACATGTCGCGAGGTAAGTCCCCTGGCCATGATGGTCTGAGCATTGAGCACCTTCAGTACGGTGGTGCTCATATTTCGCGAGTGTTATCACTATTCTGTAACCTATGTATGAGTCATAGTTATTTACCacccgatttaataaaaaccatagtgataccagttgttaaaaataaatctggggACATGTCGGATCTGGGCAACTATAGGCCGATATCCTTGGCCACCATTATAGCTAAAGTACTTGATAGATTGCTTgagatacagttaaataaacatcttcaaATACATGACAATCAGTTTGGGTTTAGGCCCAAACTCTCAACCGAATGTGCAATTATGTGTCTCAAGCAAACTGTCAGATATTATAC
This sequence is a window from Trichoplusia ni isolate ovarian cell line Hi5 chromosome 8, tn1, whole genome shotgun sequence. Protein-coding genes within it:
- the LOC113496603 gene encoding uncharacterized protein LOC113496603, with protein sequence MCRFSDIIALQETWLLPDEIQYLSTIDRKFSSTGTSAVDTAAGLLRGRPYGGVALLWRSDVFQNVSVIQCNNPRVCAIKIVTNDRPIVVISVYMPTDSPDNLSDFTDCLGTLGPSGEMLNAEKPEGKVGLRFRAKDVENVIRHMSRGKSPGHDGLSIEHLQYGGAHISRVLSLFCNLCMSHSYLPPDLIKTIVIPVVKNKSGDMSDLGNYRPISLATIIAKVLDRLLEIQLNKHLQIHDNQFGFRPKLSTECAIMCLKQTVRYYTDRGTPIYACFFRPF